Proteins encoded within one genomic window of Brassica rapa cultivar Chiifu-401-42 chromosome A09, CAAS_Brap_v3.01, whole genome shotgun sequence:
- the LOC103841287 gene encoding soluble inorganic pyrophosphatase 4 has product MAPPIEIAATKSYAEKQVSLPLLNERILSSMTHRSVAAHPWHDLEIGPEAPIIFNCVVEIGKGSKVKYELDKTTGLIKVDRILYSSVVYPHNYGFIPRTLCEDNDPIDVLVIMQEPVIPGCFLRAKAIGLMPMIDQGEKDDKIIAVCADDPEYRHYNDIKELPPHRLAEIRRFFEDYKKNENKEVAVNDFLPATAAYEAVQHSMDLYADYVMETLRR; this is encoded by the exons ATGGCGCCACCCATTGAGATTGCTGCTACCAAGAGCTATGCTGAGAAACAGGTTTCACTTCCTCTGCTTAATGAGAGGATTCTTTCGTCCATGACCCATAGATCGGTTGCTGCACACCCGTGGCATGATCTTGAGATAG GACCTGAAGCGCCAATAATCTTCAACTGT GTGGTTGAGATAGGAAAAGGGAGCAAGGTGAAGTATGAACTCGACAAAACTACGGGTCTCATCAAG GTTGACCGTATTCTTTACTCGTCTGTCGTGTACCCACACAACTATGGGTTCATTCCGCGTACCCTTTGTGAGGACAATGACCCTATTGATGTTCTTGTCATTATGCAG GAACCAGTGATCCCTGGATGCTTTCTCCGGGCCAAAGCTATTGGTCTTATGCCAATGATTGATcag GGTGAGAAAGACGACAAGATCATTGCTGTGTGCGCTGACGATCCAGAGTATCGCCATTACAATGACATCAAAGAGCTTCCTCCTCATCGTCTGGCTGAGATCCGCCGTTTCTTTGAAGACT ATAAGAAAAACGAGAACAAAGAAGTAGCAGTTAACGACTTCCTTCCAGCAACCGCAGCCTACGAAGCAGTTCAGCATTCCAT GGATCTCTATGCGGATTACGTCATGGAAACCTTGAGACGGTGA
- the LOC103841288 gene encoding uncharacterized protein LOC103841288, producing MSSFNGSSNMDNLLLQTLLGRLQIRPPLLSQSLEDLLFKPDDSDVDDDGDDRSSLDREEARLEKELIRVIVSGRVDSLKPNSGQAVTVNEHHICVGFHEDEESDYRVWEWHGHIMLFDEENGYTPEYIYGNYFERLPVKLPKKKEAKEEEDEVENLGLRELIDGGDAAARGRVVHRNINIGSSRA from the coding sequence ATGAGCTCCTTCAATGGAAGCAGCAATATGGACAACCTTCTACTCCAAACCCTACTTGGACGCCTCCAGATTCGTcctcctcttctctctcaaTCCCTAGAGGACCTCCTCTTCAAACCCGACGACAGCGACGTCGACGACGACGGAGATGATCGGAGCAGTCTCGATCGGGAAGAAGCTAGGCtggagaaggagctaatccgcGTCATCGTCTCGGGTCGAGTCGATTCTCTGAAGCCGAACTCAGGGCAGGCGGTGACGGTTAACGAGCACCACATCTGCGTTGGGTTTCATGAGGATGAGGAATCGGATTATCGTGTGTGGGAGTGGCACGGGCATATCATGCTTTTTGATGAAGAGAATGGGTATACGCCGGAGTATATCTATGGGAATTACTTCGAGAGGTTGCCGGTGAAGCTGCCGAAGAAGAAGGAAGCGaaagaggaggaggatgaggTTGAGAATTTGGGTCTGAGAGAGCTGATTGATGGTGGAGATGCTGCTGCTCGTGGTAGGGTTGTTCACAGGAACATCAACATCGGTTCCTCAAG